A genomic region of Streptosporangium lutulentum contains the following coding sequences:
- a CDS encoding aldo/keto reductase, with protein MDYTQLGRTGLKVSRLCLGTMNFGPVTPEEDSFAIMDHAHELGINFFDTADVYGWKKGEGITEQIIGRWFAKGEGRREKTVIATKVHNDMGDWPNEKRLSALHIRRAADASLKRLQTDYIDIYQAHHIDRNTPFDEFWEAMDILKQQGKVLYVGSSNFAGWHIAKAQEAARRRNGLGLVSEQSHYNLLVRAPELEVIPACEDYGLGLIPWSPLAGGLLGGILRKIDKGRSASENMAKELEKHRDKIEQYEAFCDELGEDPANVGLAWLLHQSAVTAPIIGPRTLEQLDGTTRVLEIELEEKALARLDEIFPGFKTAPEHYAW; from the coding sequence ATGGATTACACACAGCTTGGCCGTACCGGTCTTAAGGTCAGCCGCCTCTGCCTTGGCACGATGAACTTCGGCCCTGTGACGCCGGAGGAAGACTCCTTTGCCATCATGGATCACGCCCATGAGCTGGGGATCAACTTCTTCGACACCGCCGATGTCTACGGCTGGAAGAAGGGTGAGGGCATCACCGAACAGATCATTGGGCGCTGGTTCGCCAAGGGTGAGGGCCGCCGGGAGAAGACGGTCATCGCCACGAAGGTCCACAACGACATGGGCGACTGGCCCAATGAGAAGCGTCTGTCCGCGCTCCACATCCGTCGCGCCGCCGACGCGTCGCTGAAGCGGTTGCAGACCGACTACATCGACATCTACCAGGCCCACCACATCGACCGGAACACCCCGTTCGATGAGTTCTGGGAGGCCATGGACATCCTCAAGCAGCAGGGCAAGGTCCTGTATGTCGGGTCGTCCAACTTCGCGGGCTGGCACATCGCCAAGGCCCAGGAGGCCGCCCGGCGCCGCAACGGCCTTGGCCTGGTCTCCGAGCAGTCCCACTACAACCTGCTCGTCCGGGCCCCCGAGCTGGAAGTCATCCCCGCCTGCGAGGACTACGGCCTGGGCCTGATCCCGTGGAGCCCGCTGGCGGGCGGCCTGCTCGGCGGCATCCTCCGGAAGATCGACAAGGGTCGCTCCGCCTCGGAGAACATGGCCAAGGAGCTGGAGAAGCACCGCGACAAGATCGAGCAGTACGAGGCGTTCTGCGACGAGCTCGGCGAGGACCCGGCGAACGTCGGCCTGGCCTGGCTGCTCCACCAGAGTGCCGTCACCGCGCCGATCATCGGCCCGCGCACGCTCGAACAGCTCGACGGCACCACCAGGGTGCTGGAGATCGAGCTGGAGGAGAAGGCCCTGGCCCGCCTCGACGAGATCTTCCCCGGGTTCAAGACCGCTCCCGAGCACTACGCCTGGTGA
- a CDS encoding STAS domain-containing protein: MSRELSIDVDHHERPGCTVVTVIGDIDRNSSPLLRETIQELISAHRTRIVVDVGGITFCDSTGLRALLSGARTTSEAGGWLRLAEVRGHLERLLRMTDLYSRFPIDADVADALKHSAETDSQPPE, encoded by the coding sequence ATGAGTAGAGAGCTGTCCATCGATGTCGACCACCACGAGCGTCCTGGTTGCACCGTGGTCACCGTCATAGGCGACATAGACCGAAACTCCAGCCCGCTGCTCAGGGAAACCATCCAGGAGTTGATCTCCGCCCACCGCACCCGGATCGTCGTCGACGTCGGGGGAATCACCTTCTGCGACTCCACCGGGCTGCGCGCGCTCCTCAGCGGGGCGCGCACGACCTCCGAGGCGGGCGGCTGGCTGCGACTGGCCGAGGTACGGGGCCACCTCGAACGCCTCCTGCGCATGACCGACCTCTACAGCCGGTTCCCCATCGACGCCGACGTGGCCGACGCTCTCAAGCACAGCGCCGAGACGGACTCCCAGCCCCCGGAATGA
- a CDS encoding NAD-dependent epimerase/dehydratase family protein, whose amino-acid sequence MRVLVTGASGFVGSHAVAALLADGHKPVLLVRDPEKTRRVLAKVGVVEPVSLYKGDIRDAVAVRAGLEQCDAVIHAAAEIGVVNQVGDAAGTNVAGLKNVLGQAAELGLDPIVHISTIGVFVPPTEPVITTESPLSSPRNDYGRTKVLGERYARQLQERGTPITIVYPAGVIGPHQPSIDALMEGLRAGLNQGWPITSGGVGIVDVRDLAVVLARCLEPGRGPRRFMLGGHHLTWAQLADVCDEVTGERCRRFRAPSAVLRGAAAVLDAVKLIKRIDYPLTRDAVEMMVTMVRTCDTPTFEALGVSLRPVQETVADSLRWLAQEGHIASVKVGRLAGRVTP is encoded by the coding sequence ATGCGCGTTCTGGTAACCGGGGCATCTGGTTTCGTCGGCTCGCACGCGGTTGCCGCGCTTCTCGCCGACGGTCATAAGCCGGTTCTTCTGGTGCGCGATCCGGAGAAAACGCGGAGAGTTCTGGCCAAGGTCGGGGTCGTCGAGCCGGTTTCTCTCTATAAAGGCGATATTCGTGACGCGGTAGCCGTGCGCGCCGGACTCGAACAATGTGACGCGGTCATCCATGCCGCCGCCGAGATCGGGGTCGTCAACCAGGTCGGCGACGCGGCCGGGACGAACGTGGCCGGCCTCAAGAACGTTCTCGGGCAGGCCGCCGAACTCGGGCTCGACCCGATCGTTCACATCTCCACGATCGGCGTCTTCGTGCCGCCGACCGAGCCGGTGATCACCACGGAGAGCCCGCTGTCCTCGCCGAGGAACGATTACGGCAGGACCAAGGTCCTGGGTGAGCGGTACGCCAGGCAACTCCAGGAGCGGGGAACGCCGATCACCATCGTCTACCCGGCCGGGGTCATCGGGCCGCACCAGCCCTCGATCGACGCCCTCATGGAGGGACTGCGCGCGGGGCTGAACCAGGGCTGGCCGATCACCTCGGGCGGCGTCGGCATCGTCGACGTTCGCGATCTGGCCGTCGTGCTCGCCCGGTGCCTTGAGCCGGGACGCGGACCGCGCCGGTTCATGCTCGGCGGGCACCATCTCACCTGGGCGCAGCTCGCCGACGTCTGCGACGAGGTGACCGGGGAGCGCTGCCGCAGGTTCAGGGCGCCGAGCGCGGTGCTGCGCGGCGCGGCGGCCGTGCTCGACGCCGTGAAGCTGATCAAACGGATCGACTACCCCCTGACCAGGGACGCGGTCGAGATGATGGTCACGATGGTGCGGACCTGCGACACCCCCACCTTCGAGGCGCTCGGCGTGAGCCTGCGGCCGGTCCAGGAGACCGTCGCCGACTCGCTGCGCTGGTTGGCACAAGAAGGGCATATCGCTTCTGTGAAGGTCGGCAGGCTGGCGGGTAGGGTCACGCCGTGA
- a CDS encoding MarR family winged helix-turn-helix transcriptional regulator codes for MLTNDQPRKDHVASLRSDAGLASALRVSLARLTRRLRRQAAMHSLTPTQLATLVAVELHSGITPGELAELEKVQPPSMTRVIAALAERGLVSRTPHPTDRRQVTVSVTEQGSTLLKEERRLKEAWLTQRLKELTPEERAILRQAAPILEKLSRI; via the coding sequence ATGCTAACGAACGACCAACCCAGGAAGGACCACGTCGCAAGCCTGCGCAGCGACGCTGGTCTGGCTTCGGCGCTGCGAGTGTCACTGGCAAGACTGACCAGACGCCTGCGCAGGCAGGCGGCGATGCACTCACTGACCCCCACCCAGCTCGCGACACTCGTCGCCGTGGAACTGCATTCCGGGATAACCCCCGGCGAATTGGCCGAGCTGGAGAAGGTACAACCGCCCTCGATGACACGCGTGATCGCCGCGTTGGCCGAGCGGGGACTGGTGTCCCGTACACCGCACCCGACCGACCGTCGCCAGGTGACCGTGAGCGTGACCGAGCAGGGCTCAACGCTGCTGAAGGAGGAGCGCCGCCTCAAGGAGGCGTGGCTGACGCAGCGGTTGAAGGAGCTGACCCCCGAGGAGAGGGCGATACTCCGGCAGGCGGCTCCAATTCTGGAGAAGCTCAGCCGGATCTAG
- a CDS encoding NAD-dependent epimerase/dehydratase family protein encodes MRSRVAVTGGSGKLGRAVVAELLAHGWDVVNLDLVAPAQPLCPFTKVDLTDYGQAVEALTGVDDRHRGVDALVHLAAIPGPGMTTNAATFANNVTATYNVFSAARLAGIRNVVWASSETLLGLPFDVPPPYLPVDEEYPARPETAYSLAKHLEEQMAAQFCRWEPELKMIGLRFSNVMEPGDYAGFPAFDADPLLRSWNLWGYIDARDGAQAVRRALEHQATGTDVFIIANADTVMSRTSGELVAQVHPDIPVRRELGPHETLLSIDKARRVLGYEPAHSWRDHIED; translated from the coding sequence ATGCGATCTCGCGTCGCCGTCACCGGTGGGAGCGGCAAGCTCGGCCGCGCCGTCGTCGCCGAACTGCTGGCGCACGGATGGGACGTGGTCAACCTCGACCTGGTCGCCCCGGCGCAGCCGCTCTGCCCGTTCACCAAGGTCGACCTCACCGACTACGGCCAGGCCGTGGAGGCGCTGACGGGGGTCGACGACCGCCACCGGGGCGTGGACGCCCTGGTTCACCTGGCGGCGATCCCCGGCCCCGGAATGACAACGAACGCGGCCACCTTCGCCAACAACGTGACCGCGACGTACAACGTGTTCTCGGCGGCCCGGCTGGCCGGGATCCGCAACGTGGTGTGGGCGTCGAGTGAGACCCTGCTGGGCCTTCCGTTCGACGTCCCGCCCCCGTACCTGCCCGTCGACGAGGAGTATCCGGCCCGGCCGGAGACCGCGTACTCGCTGGCCAAGCACCTCGAAGAGCAGATGGCCGCCCAGTTCTGCCGCTGGGAGCCGGAGCTGAAGATGATCGGGCTGCGGTTCTCCAACGTCATGGAGCCCGGTGACTACGCCGGTTTCCCCGCCTTCGACGCCGATCCGCTGCTGCGCAGCTGGAACCTGTGGGGATACATCGACGCCCGCGACGGCGCCCAGGCCGTGCGCCGGGCGCTGGAGCACCAGGCCACCGGCACGGACGTCTTCATCATCGCCAACGCCGACACCGTGATGTCCCGTACGAGCGGTGAGCTCGTCGCCCAGGTGCACCCCGACATCCCCGTCCGGCGCGAACTCGGACCGCACGAGACGCTGCTGTCCATCGACAAGGCCCGCCGCGTCCTGGGGTACGAACCCGCACACAGCTGGCGTGACCACATCGAGGATTGA
- the lhgO gene encoding L-2-hydroxyglutarate oxidase, with the protein MNIGIVGAGIVGLAVARELARTRGAMVTVLDKEDHVGAHQTGHNSGVVHAGIYYQPGSLKARLCREGMALLRQYCAEHRIPYDEVGKLVVASTAAERPGLRKIAERARANGVPDIAELDALALREVEPHAVGVAAVHSPHTAIADFPAVARRLALDVEEMGGSVLLSHPVRALRETASGVNVLAGRRKLSFDRLIVCAGLGTDTVARMAGAAGDVRIVPFRGEYYALAGASRELVRGLIYPVPDPRYPFLGVHLTRRIDGEVLVGPNAVMALALEGYSWRDVNLTELRGILAWEGTRRLAAKHWRTGVREVFGSMAKRSFLTAARRYVPALTETDLVRTTGGVRAQAVARDGGMLDDFAIDVHGCVTLVRNAPSPAATSSLAIARHIVGLASVLTS; encoded by the coding sequence GTGAACATTGGGATCGTCGGCGCCGGAATCGTCGGCTTGGCGGTGGCCAGGGAACTGGCACGAACCCGCGGCGCCATGGTGACCGTCCTCGACAAGGAGGACCACGTCGGAGCCCACCAGACCGGGCACAACAGCGGGGTCGTCCACGCGGGGATCTACTATCAGCCGGGCTCGCTCAAGGCCAGGCTCTGCCGGGAGGGCATGGCCCTGCTCAGGCAGTACTGCGCTGAGCACCGGATCCCCTACGACGAGGTCGGCAAGCTCGTCGTCGCCTCCACGGCGGCCGAGCGGCCGGGGCTGCGGAAGATCGCCGAGCGGGCCCGGGCCAACGGGGTTCCCGACATCGCCGAGCTGGACGCGCTGGCCCTGCGCGAGGTCGAACCGCACGCCGTGGGAGTGGCCGCCGTGCACTCCCCGCACACCGCGATCGCCGACTTCCCGGCCGTCGCCCGCCGCCTGGCCCTGGACGTCGAGGAGATGGGCGGTTCGGTGCTGCTGTCGCACCCGGTCCGCGCGCTGCGGGAGACCGCGAGCGGGGTGAACGTCCTGGCGGGACGGCGGAAGCTGAGCTTCGACCGGCTCATCGTCTGTGCCGGGCTCGGCACGGACACCGTCGCGCGGATGGCCGGAGCGGCCGGTGACGTGCGGATCGTCCCCTTCAGGGGCGAGTACTACGCGCTGGCCGGAGCGTCGAGGGAGCTGGTCCGCGGGCTCATCTATCCGGTGCCCGATCCTCGCTACCCGTTCCTCGGGGTGCATCTGACCCGCCGGATCGACGGCGAGGTGCTGGTGGGGCCCAACGCGGTCATGGCGCTCGCGCTGGAGGGCTACTCCTGGCGAGACGTCAATCTCACCGAACTGCGCGGGATCCTGGCCTGGGAGGGCACCCGGCGACTGGCCGCCAAGCACTGGCGGACCGGGGTGAGGGAGGTGTTCGGCTCGATGGCCAAGAGATCGTTCCTGACCGCCGCTCGCCGCTATGTCCCCGCCCTCACCGAGACCGACCTCGTCAGGACCACGGGTGGTGTCCGGGCTCAGGCCGTGGCCAGGGACGGCGGCATGTTGGATGATTTTGCGATTGACGTGCACGGTTGCGTTACTCTCGTAAGAAACGCCCCCTCACCAGCGGCGACCTCTAGTTTGGCGATTGCCAGGCATATTGTGGGGTTAGCCTCTGTGTTGACCAGTTAA